Proteins encoded together in one Salarchaeum sp. JOR-1 window:
- a CDS encoding pre-peptidase C-terminal domain-containing protein: protein MRRVHILILFSACLLVGVVAIPTLAATVDPNEPNNGLASATNTTEGRYPANITSGDVDYYKLDLNAGDVVNLEVKFDEDAGNLGLTVVRPDDTYSGDWDSAPDVVDSAQTVDTDEVLAFTAKADATYYVKVNREGSESAPVPYTLLYERTTPSEAQDATYEPNYQFGLAAPITENRHPANLLAGETDYYAIDLNRGDVLDIRMKYDQSAGALRIELYKPDGSDYDSKPDQIDYGEVYDDDRRVEYTAKQNTTYYVKVYGENEDTTSAPYTLLVERIQPPETDIYEVNFNTTLAAPILEGNYSAEVVPSDTDYYAFTAEAGDVINLSVLHTYGDDSNLQLDVYRTDTDDYGTQPDHIIGSNSWSANEYAAFTAKADTTYYVRVTGEDERDAADYTLQYDRITPAETDAYEPNYNYQRAAWVQEGTHTAELRPRETDYYKLDLEAGDVVKFEAFFNHSQKNLQVDIYREDGEDYGQQPQHIEGSETWSDNERVAFTAQKGGTYYIRVYGDDDHEVPRNLEYSFSINRVVPAEGDPYEANYDYESSAVIDAGSFSAELLWGERDFYVIGLQKGDMLSASTVFNDSIENLDLRIYAPDNKDDGSRPQYFDTSESYDNNEQLTLTAPRTGLYYIEVYSQNEGRQPTAYDLTVSRTKNETTPISIETKQAATLAGEQVTVSYTLTNTLSTSVSDVSLDLGTLPGGWQVAGQTAAGGTWDAIDLRWQWATMPGNETKTVTITYQVPDGAVQDIEAIIGTTSVGGDISDIEPSVITVGKTDINTRPHPAFTYRPLNITAGETVSFDASAATDDGTIAQYTWEFPTETVVTTDPTVTHTFMSSGTVAVELSVEDNESASTATSKTLMIQERQVPYFEVSYAVPDPKISTEQRLRVTASVANTGGADGQTNVTLYTDGTKATTKTVRVQEDSTKEVTFFATFATTGTHTVTVGNRSQTEITVAQPADIHVSNYTVSKTTTDPWEKFTITATVVNDGAVAGETTVTFHVGSETTKKTVAVEANATTTVSYTTSIETTGEHSVWVNTQQPTTITVGDQQPSGVTQLAAQYDSNNNGQLGTTEFLTTVQAWQNGKVGTTNFLNLVTYWQNAKSVPTP from the coding sequence ATGCGTCGCGTCCACATACTGATACTATTCAGTGCGTGTCTCCTCGTTGGTGTCGTTGCCATCCCGACATTGGCAGCCACGGTTGACCCGAACGAACCGAATAACGGGCTTGCGTCAGCGACAAACACGACTGAAGGCCGGTATCCAGCGAACATCACCAGCGGCGACGTTGACTATTATAAACTCGATCTGAACGCGGGTGACGTCGTGAATCTTGAAGTCAAATTCGACGAGGACGCTGGTAATCTCGGGCTGACTGTTGTCCGACCGGATGATACGTATAGTGGTGACTGGGACTCGGCCCCAGACGTTGTTGACTCTGCACAGACGGTTGATACAGACGAAGTGCTTGCCTTCACCGCGAAAGCAGATGCCACCTACTATGTGAAGGTAAACCGAGAAGGGAGTGAGTCTGCACCCGTTCCGTATACGCTGTTGTACGAACGGACGACGCCAAGCGAAGCGCAAGATGCGACCTATGAGCCGAACTATCAGTTCGGTCTCGCAGCACCCATCACTGAAAACCGGCATCCGGCAAATCTACTCGCTGGCGAGACGGACTATTACGCCATTGACCTCAATCGAGGCGATGTCCTCGACATCCGAATGAAATATGATCAATCGGCAGGTGCTCTCCGCATTGAATTGTATAAGCCCGATGGGTCCGACTACGATAGCAAACCGGATCAAATAGATTATGGAGAGGTTTACGACGATGATCGGCGCGTAGAGTATACTGCGAAACAGAACACGACCTACTACGTGAAAGTGTATGGCGAAAATGAGGATACGACAAGCGCCCCGTACACACTTCTCGTAGAACGAATCCAACCACCGGAGACAGATATCTACGAAGTGAACTTCAATACGACGCTGGCAGCCCCGATCCTTGAGGGGAACTACTCAGCCGAAGTGGTGCCAAGTGATACAGACTACTACGCATTTACGGCAGAAGCCGGTGACGTCATCAACCTCTCAGTGCTCCATACCTACGGCGACGACAGCAATCTGCAATTAGACGTCTACCGGACGGATACTGATGACTACGGCACTCAGCCAGATCATATCATCGGGTCGAACTCATGGAGTGCCAACGAATATGCGGCATTCACTGCGAAAGCGGATACAACCTATTACGTCCGTGTGACCGGGGAAGACGAACGAGATGCCGCGGACTACACCCTGCAATACGATCGGATTACGCCCGCGGAAACCGATGCATACGAACCGAACTATAACTATCAGCGTGCAGCGTGGGTGCAGGAAGGGACGCATACAGCTGAACTCCGGCCGCGTGAAACAGATTACTACAAACTTGATCTTGAGGCAGGTGACGTTGTGAAATTTGAGGCGTTCTTCAATCACAGCCAGAAGAACCTTCAAGTAGACATTTATCGGGAAGACGGGGAAGATTACGGACAACAACCCCAACATATCGAAGGATCAGAAACGTGGAGTGACAACGAACGCGTTGCGTTCACCGCGCAGAAAGGCGGGACCTACTATATTCGGGTCTACGGAGACGACGATCACGAGGTGCCGCGGAATCTCGAGTATTCGTTCTCAATCAATCGGGTTGTGCCAGCAGAAGGCGATCCGTATGAGGCGAATTACGACTATGAATCGTCGGCAGTGATTGATGCCGGATCCTTCTCCGCGGAACTGTTGTGGGGTGAACGTGATTTCTACGTGATCGGTCTCCAGAAAGGTGATATGTTGTCTGCCTCGACCGTCTTTAACGACAGCATCGAAAATCTTGATTTGCGGATTTACGCACCGGACAACAAGGACGATGGGTCGAGACCACAGTACTTCGATACGAGTGAATCGTATGATAACAACGAGCAACTGACGTTAACGGCTCCACGAACTGGGCTCTACTACATTGAAGTCTATAGTCAGAATGAGGGGCGGCAGCCGACTGCCTACGACTTGACGGTTTCGCGGACGAAAAACGAAACGACACCGATTAGTATCGAGACGAAGCAGGCTGCAACCCTTGCTGGCGAACAAGTCACCGTCTCCTACACGCTCACAAATACGTTATCGACGTCCGTCAGTGATGTCTCTCTTGATTTGGGGACGCTGCCGGGTGGCTGGCAGGTTGCCGGCCAAACCGCTGCGGGTGGCACGTGGGATGCCATCGATCTCCGCTGGCAGTGGGCAACGATGCCAGGCAATGAGACGAAGACCGTCACTATCACCTATCAAGTCCCGGACGGCGCGGTCCAAGACATTGAAGCGATCATCGGCACGACGAGTGTCGGGGGTGACATCTCAGATATTGAACCGAGTGTTATCACCGTCGGGAAGACCGATATTAACACTCGCCCCCACCCCGCGTTCACCTATCGCCCGCTGAACATTACGGCCGGGGAAACCGTTTCCTTCGACGCTAGTGCTGCAACTGATGACGGGACAATCGCCCAGTACACATGGGAGTTCCCGACGGAAACCGTCGTTACAACGGATCCAACGGTAACGCATACGTTCATGAGTTCTGGGACGGTTGCGGTGGAACTCTCCGTTGAGGACAACGAGAGTGCAAGCACCGCAACTAGCAAGACGCTCATGATCCAGGAACGCCAGGTTCCGTATTTCGAGGTGTCGTACGCTGTTCCAGATCCGAAGATTAGTACTGAACAGCGCCTCCGGGTGACCGCGTCAGTGGCGAACACCGGCGGTGCAGACGGCCAAACAAATGTCACACTCTATACGGATGGGACGAAAGCCACAACGAAGACGGTGCGTGTGCAAGAAGATTCAACAAAGGAGGTTACGTTCTTCGCGACCTTCGCAACAACGGGGACGCATACAGTCACTGTTGGGAACCGCTCCCAGACGGAGATCACAGTGGCGCAACCGGCGGATATCCATGTCAGTAACTACACCGTCAGTAAAACGACGACCGATCCCTGGGAGAAGTTCACGATAACTGCGACCGTCGTGAATGATGGTGCGGTCGCCGGTGAGACAACGGTAACCTTCCACGTTGGGTCAGAAACAACGAAGAAAACCGTCGCTGTCGAAGCCAATGCGACGACCACAGTCTCCTACACGACAAGCATTGAGACAACTGGTGAACATTCGGTGTGGGTGAATACCCAGCAACCGACAACCATCACGGTCGGCGACCAACAACCCTCCGGAGTCACCCAACTCGCCGCACAATACGATTCGAACAACAACGGACAGCTCGGAACGACCGAGTTCCTCACAACTGTACAGGCATGGCAAAACGGGAAGGTCGGGACAACGAACTTCCTCAATCTCGTCACGTACTGGCAGAACGCCAAAAGCGTGCCAACACCGTAA
- a CDS encoding bacterio-opsin activator domain-containing protein: MPFEFTFSRITDDDGEVTHVAGVGRDVRERAAREQAVATLHETTRALITAETPRDVFEHAVAAADSLLGLSRTAFYRWDGDERALVAAAGDGALDDLPVLGDDSPVWAAFVAEETHTVAAADVFDGLETLVMSVGSHGVLVAGSEADGFNDVDVTVLEVLAATVASAVNAVERKEALVTGGDVEVAFRVPDATGPVSAMARRTGATFDLEEVVSKDDGSWLVYVAAADIDPASVSAAADALVSVESADVFDADSECALGGLVVSEFPAVDVLAAHGASVQSLAATPQELEVSVTVPRTRSVRALVAACEERLPGIELVRRSQRASQPAVLVESLTEKQRTALKTAYEHGFFSWPREHTGEEVASAMGVSAPTFHQHLRKALGTVFAEAFGEHAGLND, encoded by the coding sequence GTGCCGTTCGAGTTCACGTTCTCCCGCATCACGGACGACGACGGCGAGGTGACGCACGTCGCGGGCGTCGGACGGGACGTGCGCGAGCGCGCGGCGCGCGAGCAGGCGGTGGCGACGCTGCACGAGACGACGCGCGCACTCATCACGGCGGAGACCCCGCGGGACGTGTTCGAACACGCGGTCGCGGCGGCGGACAGCCTGCTCGGACTGTCCCGGACGGCGTTCTACCGGTGGGACGGGGACGAGCGCGCGCTCGTCGCGGCGGCCGGCGACGGAGCGCTCGACGACCTGCCCGTGCTAGGGGACGACTCCCCGGTGTGGGCGGCGTTCGTCGCGGAGGAGACGCACACCGTGGCGGCCGCGGACGTGTTCGACGGACTCGAGACGCTCGTGATGTCCGTCGGGTCGCACGGCGTGCTCGTCGCGGGCTCGGAAGCGGACGGCTTCAACGACGTGGACGTGACGGTGCTGGAGGTGCTCGCGGCGACGGTGGCGAGCGCCGTGAACGCCGTGGAGCGCAAGGAAGCCCTCGTGACGGGCGGGGACGTGGAAGTGGCGTTCCGGGTGCCGGACGCGACGGGACCGGTATCCGCGATGGCGCGACGGACGGGCGCGACGTTCGACCTGGAGGAGGTCGTGTCGAAGGACGACGGGTCGTGGCTCGTGTACGTCGCGGCGGCCGATATCGACCCCGCGTCGGTGTCGGCGGCGGCGGACGCGCTCGTGTCCGTGGAGTCCGCGGACGTGTTCGACGCGGACAGCGAGTGCGCGCTCGGCGGCCTGGTGGTGTCCGAGTTCCCGGCGGTGGACGTGCTGGCGGCGCACGGCGCGTCCGTGCAGTCGCTCGCGGCGACCCCCCAGGAACTGGAGGTGTCGGTGACGGTGCCGCGGACGCGGTCCGTGCGGGCGCTGGTGGCCGCGTGCGAGGAACGCCTCCCGGGCATCGAACTGGTGCGGCGCTCCCAGCGAGCGTCCCAGCCGGCAGTGCTCGTGGAGTCGTTAACGGAGAAACAGCGAACCGCCCTCAAAACAGCGTACGAGCACGGGTTCTTCTCGTGGCCGCGCGAGCACACCGGCGAGGAAGTCGCGAGCGCGATGGGCGTGAGCGCGCCGACGTTCCACCAACACCTCCGGAAAGCGCTCGGCACGGTGTTCGCGGAGGCGTTCGGCGAACACGCCGGCCTAAACGATTAG
- a CDS encoding MarR family transcriptional regulator, protein MSGTDSEPTTTVSAEDVLEVVETMEPPGVTTSDISNVLGCSTDDARARLNALHERGLVRRRKTSGIVLWWVPRGDAERPDPIDMGETNALEETEASHTRN, encoded by the coding sequence ATGAGTGGAACCGACTCAGAACCGACGACGACGGTGAGCGCTGAGGACGTGCTCGAAGTCGTTGAGACGATGGAGCCGCCGGGGGTGACGACGAGCGATATCTCGAACGTGCTCGGCTGCTCGACGGACGACGCCCGGGCGCGCCTGAACGCGCTTCACGAGCGTGGGCTGGTGCGGCGCCGGAAGACGAGCGGTATCGTGCTCTGGTGGGTGCCGCGCGGGGACGCCGAGCGCCCCGACCCTATCGACATGGGGGAGACGAACGCGCTCGAAGAGACTGAAGCATCGCACACGCGGAACTGA
- a CDS encoding BGTF surface domain-containing protein, producing MTNSGNSSATGVALDVNESSLPDGWNITGMNTGDADTTKSSTHEFVYYTIGAGSSVTSSVDVSVPSSASNGTYEITAEIITADGTVGTLTATVTVETQQDDNGGEQPPTDDTMYDRTVSSDGSIIWQGQVVKFTQTGWNANEALQLQYETDSGDFRFQSEEATNANGALLLETADLAEDTYRLTDGDGNQITFTLVKQDVTVTADPGTITAGQSTTFSVDSDRSSFNVKITSPNLTASQLQSAFAASSTIDGEGIVVSTNDGDKLEAAFSTTGDLEFNFNVVDTTASATETVTVEEAQAGAVSFTQAGSYDVKQGGVAEITVDITGSASTATLVIGSQSQSGYQANVTVTDGDDDDSTVTVQFNTYAAGSSSLGNVVSLPEDSTDSLAFEGQTDLANILDTGDYSLYLSTGDQSYADTVGSADALGTLFIQERATNGVTLWTAPQGTLSGSTTVSNLVSMINEGSLTEDSSIVASDFIVHQISATGLEGLVAAEGGLENAIASGSLDLSVMQTNPESNRQPKVLNVSGSTGSLYVISDAANNNYYVAFKPSAVDFERQGTNNDVSVDSNDNFNATFTVTDDRLLGSDADSAHQSVMANFEIVDGMVSYSENPYNVTASENVTISGSSTYAPGTSFTVRLQSTSDTQPAFVKGASVTVQPDGTWSTTFNFTTPQGIDAGDAFTISNTRTSSTANGNVVASTGTTTTQSTTQSTTQSTTQSTTQSTTQSTTQSTTQSTTQSTTQSTTAATTTSGSSGSTPGFGVGLALVAVLGAALLALRRDA from the coding sequence ATCACAAACTCCGGTAATTCCTCTGCAACCGGCGTCGCACTCGACGTCAATGAATCCTCACTGCCGGATGGCTGGAACATCACCGGCATGAACACCGGAGACGCTGACACCACCAAGTCCAGCACGCACGAATTCGTGTACTACACGATCGGTGCTGGCAGCAGTGTCACCTCCTCCGTTGATGTCAGCGTCCCCTCGAGTGCGTCGAACGGAACCTACGAAATCACTGCCGAAATCATCACCGCAGACGGCACGGTCGGCACGCTGACCGCAACCGTCACGGTCGAAACCCAGCAAGACGATAACGGCGGCGAGCAGCCGCCCACCGACGACACGATGTACGACCGTACGGTGTCCTCCGATGGCTCCATCATCTGGCAGGGCCAGGTCGTGAAGTTCACGCAGACTGGCTGGAACGCGAACGAAGCACTCCAGCTCCAGTACGAAACGGACAGTGGTGACTTCCGCTTCCAGTCCGAGGAAGCCACCAACGCGAACGGCGCGCTCCTCCTCGAGACCGCCGACCTCGCAGAAGACACCTACCGCCTCACTGATGGGGACGGCAACCAGATCACGTTCACGCTCGTGAAGCAAGACGTGACCGTCACGGCTGACCCCGGGACGATCACCGCGGGCCAGAGTACCACGTTCAGCGTGGACTCCGACCGCAGTAGCTTCAACGTGAAGATCACGTCCCCGAACCTCACCGCGTCCCAGCTCCAGAGCGCGTTCGCCGCGTCGAGCACGATCGACGGTGAAGGCATCGTCGTCTCCACGAACGACGGCGACAAACTCGAAGCCGCCTTCTCGACGACCGGCGACCTCGAGTTCAACTTCAACGTCGTTGACACGACGGCCTCCGCAACCGAGACCGTCACTGTTGAAGAAGCCCAGGCCGGTGCCGTGAGCTTCACGCAGGCCGGCAGCTACGACGTGAAACAGGGCGGTGTCGCGGAGATTACCGTCGACATCACGGGCTCGGCCAGCACGGCCACGCTCGTCATCGGTAGCCAGTCGCAGTCCGGCTACCAGGCGAATGTCACGGTCACTGACGGTGACGACGACGACAGCACCGTCACCGTCCAGTTCAACACGTACGCCGCCGGCAGCAGCTCGCTCGGCAACGTCGTCTCCCTCCCTGAGGACAGCACCGACAGCCTGGCCTTCGAGGGCCAGACCGACCTCGCGAACATCCTGGACACGGGCGACTACAGCCTCTACCTGTCCACGGGCGACCAGAGCTACGCGGACACCGTCGGCTCCGCGGACGCCCTCGGCACGCTCTTCATTCAGGAGCGCGCCACGAACGGCGTCACCCTCTGGACCGCACCGCAGGGCACCCTCTCCGGCAGCACCACGGTCAGCAACCTCGTCTCGATGATCAACGAGGGCTCGCTCACCGAGGACTCCTCGATCGTCGCAAGTGACTTCATCGTCCACCAGATCAGCGCAACCGGCCTCGAAGGCCTCGTCGCAGCGGAAGGCGGCCTCGAGAACGCCATTGCGTCTGGTTCGCTCGACCTGAGCGTCATGCAGACGAACCCCGAGTCCAACCGGCAGCCGAAGGTGCTCAACGTGAGCGGCTCCACGGGCAGCCTCTACGTGATCTCGGACGCCGCGAACAACAACTACTACGTCGCGTTCAAGCCCAGCGCAGTCGACTTCGAGCGTCAGGGCACGAACAACGATGTGAGTGTCGACTCAAACGACAACTTCAACGCCACGTTCACGGTCACTGACGACCGCCTGCTCGGCAGCGACGCCGACAGCGCCCACCAGTCCGTGATGGCGAACTTCGAGATCGTCGACGGCATGGTGTCCTACTCGGAGAACCCGTACAACGTGACCGCATCCGAGAACGTCACGATCTCCGGCTCGTCGACCTACGCGCCCGGTACCTCGTTCACCGTGCGCCTGCAGTCGACGTCCGACACCCAGCCTGCGTTCGTGAAGGGCGCCTCTGTGACCGTCCAGCCGGACGGCACGTGGTCCACGACATTCAACTTCACGACGCCGCAGGGCATCGACGCTGGTGACGCGTTCACCATCTCGAACACCCGCACAAGCTCGACGGCCAACGGTAACGTCGTCGCGTCCACGGGCACGACCACGACGCAGAGTACGACGCAGTCGACCACGCAGAGTACGACGCAGTCGACCACGCAGAGTACGACGCAGTCGACCACGCAGAGTACGACGCAGTCGACCACGCAGAGTACGACGCAGTCGACGACCGCAGCCACGACGACTTCCGGTTCCTCCGGTAGCACGCCTGGCTTCGGCGTCGGTCTCGCGCTCGTCGCGGTCCTCGGCGCAGCGCTCCTCGCGCTCCGCCGCGACGCCTAA
- a CDS encoding PIN domain-containing protein, whose product MDAVDQGDLPLVHVLSQNLMEALASIQKNTTWGRAVETFQYLEDSKNIELVHPTESDQADGQVIFLRERNLELADAVTAAYMNRVGIEYVYSFDDDFDRFDTITRLSTADNPYT is encoded by the coding sequence ATGGACGCGGTCGACCAGGGAGACCTCCCGCTCGTTCACGTGCTTTCACAGAATCTGATGGAGGCACTGGCGTCGATTCAGAAGAACACGACCTGGGGGAGAGCGGTTGAAACGTTCCAGTACCTCGAAGACAGCAAGAACATCGAACTCGTTCATCCGACCGAATCGGATCAGGCGGACGGACAGGTGATATTCCTTCGAGAGCGAAATCTCGAACTCGCAGACGCCGTAACGGCGGCGTACATGAACCGAGTCGGAATCGAGTACGTCTACAGTTTCGACGACGATTTCGACCGGTTCGACACGATTACACGGCTATCGACTGCGGACAATCCGTACACGTAG
- a CDS encoding response regulator, protein MSRNTVVVVEDERSVRDLYTAWLADAYDVRTADTLADARDALDDTVDAVLLDRNLPDGTGDDLLETIAERDLTCRVAMVTGVEPDIDVISLGFDDYLVKPVERDVLVETVERLVDLHDYPGAVRAYYQMAAAKASLEEAKSPTELARDERYRELCGEFEALQERVGPTAGTTNPNVVRVLFRGLA, encoded by the coding sequence CGGAATACTGTCGTCGTTGTCGAGGACGAACGATCCGTCCGCGACCTCTACACGGCCTGGCTCGCTGACGCGTACGACGTTCGGACAGCCGACACGCTCGCGGACGCTCGCGACGCGCTCGACGACACGGTGGACGCGGTGTTACTCGACCGGAATCTTCCGGACGGCACCGGTGACGACCTCCTCGAGACGATAGCCGAGCGCGACCTCACGTGTCGCGTCGCGATGGTTACGGGCGTCGAACCCGACATCGACGTGATTTCGCTGGGATTCGACGACTACCTCGTGAAGCCGGTGGAGCGTGACGTGCTCGTTGAAACCGTCGAGCGGCTTGTCGACCTCCACGACTACCCGGGGGCCGTCCGTGCGTACTATCAGATGGCCGCGGCGAAGGCGTCCCTGGAGGAGGCGAAGTCACCGACCGAACTCGCACGCGACGAGCGATACCGCGAGCTCTGCGGGGAGTTCGAGGCGCTTCAGGAACGAGTGGGGCCGACTGCGGGGACGACGAACCCGAACGTGGTTCGCGTGTTGTTCCGCGGTCTCGCCTAG
- a CDS encoding response regulator: MGAETSASAALDRLGEGFSCVVSDYEMPEMDGLELLERVRAERPELPFVLLTGAGSEDVASDAISLGATEYVQKRPGRGQFDILANTVVNAAEAYETQRELAASRAFVEDALEAVQDVFFVADRSGTVTHWNSRLEDVMGEVDPSDADLESFVAPDDRAAAAEAFEAAIADESARVDATVRTPGVCRSSSRSPASRTTTAR, translated from the coding sequence TTGGGGGCGGAGACGAGCGCGAGCGCTGCGCTCGACCGGCTCGGGGAGGGGTTCTCGTGCGTGGTGAGCGATTACGAGATGCCGGAGATGGACGGCCTGGAACTCCTGGAGCGCGTGCGGGCGGAGCGCCCCGAGTTGCCGTTCGTGTTGTTGACGGGGGCGGGGAGCGAGGACGTGGCGAGCGACGCCATCAGTTTGGGGGCGACGGAGTACGTGCAGAAGCGCCCCGGACGGGGGCAGTTCGACATCCTCGCGAACACGGTGGTGAACGCGGCGGAGGCGTACGAGACGCAGCGAGAGCTCGCGGCGAGCCGGGCGTTCGTCGAGGACGCACTAGAGGCGGTGCAAGACGTGTTCTTCGTCGCGGACCGCTCGGGGACGGTGACGCACTGGAACTCCCGGCTGGAGGACGTGATGGGGGAGGTGGACCCGAGCGACGCGGACTTGGAGTCGTTCGTCGCGCCGGACGACCGGGCGGCCGCGGCGGAGGCGTTCGAGGCCGCGATAGCGGACGAAAGTGCGCGCGTCGACGCGACTGTGCGGACTCCGGGAGTGTGCCGTTCGAGTTCACGTTCTCCCGCATCACGGACGACGACGGCGAGGTGA
- a CDS encoding NEW3 domain-containing protein, protein MMRSTIHRVLVVLLASTLLTSGLTVAATNTQPAITVAASTTTVTPGETTTLSYTITNAGENDSVPLALDVNESALPDGWTVTDHGGSADTYSSSSQEFVYYSIGANSNASGTLTLQVPANASRGNYTIPATVITAEREIATVNATVTVTSPIAIHGTNSTVTQGETTTVEFTLENTGSTALPATINVNESSLPDSWTITDVSNTADAYKNTSYEFTYFSIAPNSSVAATLTLAVPANTSPGEYAISATAIRTSGIVDQTTLTVTVTESVIETYDTDENNEIGTTEALAGISAWQHGSLNTQNALAIIAAWQST, encoded by the coding sequence ATGATGCGTTCAACAATCCATCGTGTACTCGTGGTGCTTCTCGCGAGTACGCTACTCACGAGTGGCCTAACAGTAGCTGCAACAAACACACAGCCCGCTATCACGGTCGCAGCAAGTACGACAACAGTCACGCCAGGAGAAACAACGACACTTTCATACACAATCACAAACGCAGGGGAAAACGATTCAGTCCCACTTGCCCTGGACGTTAACGAATCGGCACTCCCAGACGGCTGGACTGTCACCGATCATGGTGGGTCAGCCGATACCTACAGCAGCTCATCGCAGGAATTTGTATACTACTCCATTGGGGCGAACAGTAATGCGTCGGGAACACTAACCCTTCAGGTTCCTGCAAATGCCTCCCGCGGCAACTACACGATCCCGGCAACGGTTATCACTGCGGAACGTGAGATTGCGACGGTTAACGCAACAGTCACCGTTACCAGCCCGATCGCGATTCATGGAACGAATTCAACTGTTACCCAAGGAGAAACCACAACTGTTGAGTTCACACTCGAAAACACAGGAAGTACCGCACTCCCCGCGACAATCAACGTCAATGAATCCTCACTGCCGGATAGCTGGACAATAACCGACGTTAGTAATACCGCCGACGCCTATAAGAATACCAGCTATGAGTTCACCTACTTCTCAATCGCGCCAAATAGTTCTGTCGCAGCAACACTCACACTAGCCGTCCCAGCAAACACCTCCCCCGGCGAGTACGCAATCAGTGCAACAGCAATTCGGACCAGCGGCATCGTCGATCAGACCACGCTCACCGTCACGGTCACTGAATCCGTCATCGAAACCTACGATACAGACGAAAACAACGAAATCGGAACAACGGAAGCTCTCGCTGGTATTAGTGCATGGCAACATGGAAGCCTTAACACACAAAACGCGCTCGCCATCATCGCTGCCTGGCAATCCACCTAA